The DNA segment ATATTTGTGTCCCCATGCACTCCCCTAATAGAATAAATTTGCCAAATCTATGTGAGACCTTCATTGTTCTGATCCTAACCTGCACTTCCTTATCCTTCAGAGTTTCTGTATTCCAAGTAATTTGtgttatttatcttttctattaATAGGCTATTGTGCAAATAGGCCAAATGCAATCTTCAAGTTGAAGCAAGGAAAAGAACCATGGATATTAGAAGTACAATTTCCACGTCAGAACAACCCTGGTAAGTTAGAAATTATAACTTGTATAAGGGGGTTGGAATTGGTGCCtttgattttttgaaatttttttttcaagaatctcttttttaaatgtcCTTAAACTTTTGGAAATGATTGAGGATACTTGATCTGCATATGTAAGCAAAATAAATCACACCTCCAGTTTTTGTTCTCCCCATCTAAATTCTCTCTTTTGTGTGGGGCAGATGGAGATGGttgattttttgtttaaaaaaacattcCCTCTTTTGCTTGacatttttaaagtagatttatttctctttcacttaaactctcattttgtctttttgctagAATTTCCAGTTACTTCTTGGCATTAAAGTATGCAGCTATAATCTTAAAGTGTTTATAAAATCTATCATAAAATTTTCAAGTGCCATTTTTCCTCCTTTCATTAACAATAAAATGCCTTAGATTTTAAGCACCCATTTTAATTTACTAGTCTCTCTTTAATCTCTGAAATTGGATTATAAATCATTATGCCTTTTATTAGCTATATTATTTCAGAGCTGATACAAAATACACCTAATTTTCTGTCAAGAAGTAGTCTGGCCCTTTATTGCCTGCTGCATCTTATTTTTCCTTGTGGCCCCAAAACATGTGCTCATCTTCATTTTATCTGCTCTCTTAAGTGCTTTTTATACTTAAGGTCTTATTTCATGAGTATCCCAAGTTAACCTTGCACACATCTCTATCAAATAACTTTGTGTTTTCCTTACAATTGCCATGAAATTCTAACCCAAAATCTCTACTTATAAGCTCACTTTTTTTcaagcatttaaaaatgaataaacatgaaGGTCTGTAAAGATTCTAGAATGACGTTGAATAATTACCCTTTAAAGATCATGTAGAAAATTGAAGCAGAGATGTGGGACTTAAGATATAAAAGCAGAATAAGACTAGTGTTGAGTCACAGATGCAGTATGTGGCGGTATTGAAAATCTCTGGTGCTACAACTGAGAATTCATTCTGTGGGATGGCTTGtactctgcttttttaaaaatcttttttaaaaaccttttggaTGTATGTGTTTCTGGGTCTTCTGAACCAgccaactagaaaaagaagaattttcCTCTAAACATGAGGAAATGGATATTCTGAGAAGGTCACTTTAATGTTGACATCTAGATTGTTGGGTATGGGCAAAGAGGAATAAAGTGGAAGTTTATAGTCTAATTACTAGAAATCCTAACACTATAAACTAGGTTTGAGTGGGTAAAAACCTATACTTAGCTCCTTCATCTAATATAATCTTTCCTTTGATATTCCCAGTGAACACAGTTGTCTACTAATTTTCGTTATCACCCTACTTACTATTCATTCTCCTTAATGGGCTCACATCATGCTCTATGAGTCTCACATTCTTGTTCAGCAGCACTTTGACTACCTTTTGTTTTCTGCTCcctattctttgtattttttggtgttttttttttttttttttggtcttcactTTCTCCTCCAAGTTTTTAAGGTCATATTTGTAGTGTCAAAGTTACTTGAATTTATAActagatctctctctcttttctataGCAGGTTTTAGtgttatttatatgtttttttctaagCCACTGAGATATAGGAAGTTTGCACTTAAGAACTCCTTCATTTGAGAATAACAGCCTGAAACCTAAGAATCCACCCTATGACCATAATAATGTGTTAAGATGTATAAAGTATTAAATTTTGGATTCCTTTGTAGAAGACTTATGCAATACTCATGACCAAGGAGCAAGATGCCCAGAAAGCCAAGCTGAAAATTCAAGGCAAGTTCAAGAATTCAATTTTGAGATTAGAAGCTTTTTAAGAAAGGGTCTTAATAGGGGTACTGGAAGTGGAACAGCACTAGTTAAcgataaatgagaaaactgaagcaaattCCAAAGAACATAATCCAAATGGGAAAGCCCTCTTTCGTAATATAGACCTTTTATAATTCAAGATCAGGAAATTAAATTCTGAAACAGTCTTTTGATTCTTCTTATTTACATAATAATAGAGGCTTTATTATACAAAGTCAAGTTCAGGCAGTTGAGAAACCTGGAGAATATAATGTAAGTGACATACCTTCTACCAAATGTTAAACCACAGTATATGTCAACATAGAATATTCACAATGAAGAAACCCTATGAATCTAATGAATATTGGAAAAACCTCTAGAAATTGGTTCTCAGAGTTACTTGGAAAATATACATAGCAgacccaacccccaccccctcaccccaaagTCTTATACATTAACGAATTTGGAAATTTCTCTCTAGGAATGGAGAACTCAAGAAACATCAGAAAACTCATACCAATGAGAAAACCtataaatgtaatgaatgtggaaaGTCCTTCTACCAGAAGTCTATCCTCATAATACATGAGCATACTCATTCAAAGGACAAACCCAGTGAATGTGAGAAATCCGTTTCTCAGAATGGAGACCTCACAAGACAACCAAAAACTCCTACCAGAGAGAAGACCTatgaatgtaaagaatgtaaGAAAACTTTCTACCATCTGTCATCTCTCAGTAGACATTTGAGAACTCATGCAGGAGAGAAACCCTACGAATGTAATCAGTGTGAGAAATCCTTCTACCAGAAGCCGCACCTCATGGAACATCAGAAAACACACACAGGAGAAAAACCCTTTGAATGTACTGAATGTGGGAAGTTCTTCTATGTTAAGGCATACCTCATGGTACATCAGAaaacacacacaggggagaaaccatatgaatgtaaggaatgtaGGAAGTCCTTTTCCCAGAAATCACACCTCACAGTACATCAGAGAACACATACAGGGGAGAAACCCTATaaatgtaaggaatgtgggaaaTTCTTCTCTAGAAATTCACACCTCAAAACTCATCAGCGAACTCACACgggagagaaaccctatgaatgtaaggaatgtggtAAATGCTTCTACCAGAAGTCAGCCTTAACAGTACATCAGCGAACTCATACAGGGGAGAAACCCTTTGAATGTAATAAATGTGGAAAAACCTTTTACTATAAATCAGACCTCACTAAACATCAGAGAAaacacacaggggagaagccctatgaatgtaatgaatgtggtAAATCTTTCTCTGTGAATTCAGTCCTCAGATTACATCAAAGgactcacacaggagagaaaccctatgaatgcaAGGAATGTGGGAAATCTTTCTCTCAGAAGTCACATTTTGTCATACACCAGAGAAaacacacaggagagaaaccctatgaatgtaaggagtgtaaggaaacattttttcaaaaatcaaaactCACTGCACATCAGAAGACACACACAGAAGGGAAAAGCTTATAAACAATATCAATTGGAGAATTCTTCTGTCTGAATTTGTCCTTCAGAATAATCAGATAACTCACACAAGACAAAAACCTTATGAAATATCATCAATATGGGGAAGTTTTAGCCAATTCTTTCATCATAGGGAGAAATTCTATAGATCTGTTAGGGAGAAATTTTTACCATATGTCAGACTTGTACTAAATTTCAGGCAACATACATGGTAGAAACACTACAAATGGTAAAACATGAGGGAAACTCTCTTTCAGAAGTCATACTTTATTGTACGACATTTAAACCATACAGGAGAAATCCTGTAAGAAAAATGAATATCAGGAAATTTCTGTCAGGGTAGCCATCATAAATGAGGAACTTCTATCAGTATCCTGAGCATTCAGAAATCTTTTTATACCAGTTGGACTCATTAGCACATTCTAAAAGGAGATAATCACAAAGATTACTACATACATGGAAGGCTTTATCAAGAAGTGATGTTTCAGTGAATGTCAGATCAGTGATATAAAGtatagaaactttttaaaaaatattttaaatatgtgaaaccttttaaacaaaaattctaaGAGAATATGTACAAGGGAACTACTTACACTAGGAGTCATGTTGTAGAAATCtgattacaatgttgttttaaagAAACCTGCAAATGTCAGGTATATGAAGTTTTgtaaaaagcacaaataaattGGAAAATGTGATATCATTAACACATGTGAAAAGTCCTTTAGTACGTAGGACTTTTGCGTGAATGTCAGTGTGCTACAGAACACAGATTGTGGATGTTTGATGTGCACGTGAACCCATCCATAATTGTACATAGTGAAATATGTAGCCTTGTTTAGTTCAGTAACTTTTATGTATATGAAGATATCTCTCATTTAGTCTCAGCAGGGACTCCTGTTGTTAACAGAATGTATATTTAAGTgtagtattcttttaaaattataatgtatctttttccccctctttctgaATGGATATGGATTTTACTGAACTAATCCttcagaaagaatataaaaatgtttctgtaAAATTTGCAACTCTCTTATGGTTGGCCAAATTTTACACTAGGGATACATTTATAggaaaaaggcttccctggtggctcagtgtaatgaatcttcctgccaatgctggagatatgggttcggtctctgggttgggatggcaacccactcattcctgtattcttgcctaggaaatgtcatggacagaggggcctggagggctctggtcaatgggttcacaaaagagtttgacatgacttagcaactaaacaacaacaagaagttcatttttaaaaacagctgaaAATCCctacacaataaaaaataatactatGTGAATAAATATCTATGTTAGTGTTGTTTTAGCAAGTTGCAGAGCTGTCTGAATTTATATTTTGTATGAGAGTCCTAAATGTTCTTCACTACCTTTTTCTTTCTACTAGAAGCAACATGACATAGAGGTTAAGAGTATGGACTTTTGACTCCTACTGCCCAGGCTGTTTCTAGTATGAGGCACacacctaacctctctgtgcctcagtttcctttttcatAAAAAAGCGATAATAGGATTGCTTTGAGttgtaaatgagttaatatttttaaagcacttagAGTAGTGTCTGAGACAAAGGAAGAGCTATATGTTAGATACTATCataataatttgtatttcttgaaCTATTCTGCAAAATAAAAGGTTGGCTACCAGCATTCGCCCCTCACTTTACTGCTGCAGTGCCTTGCTTTGATTTGGTTGTACATTTTTCTGCAAATGATTCAGATCTGGCCCACTGCCTGCAATGTTTTACCTTTCTGAATGGTTGAAAAAGATTATTTTGTGATGTGAAAACTATGATATTCAAACTTATGTGTCTGTAAATTCAACTtttgttagaactaataaaaaatgtttgttttgccTGTGGCTGCCTTCACATTACAGTAGCAGAGCTGAGTAGGCTGAAGAAGACCATATGCCCCACAGGGCCTAAGATAGTTACTTTCTGGTACCTTACAAACTCAAGTTTTCTTAGAGCTGAAAACATCACAGCCAACATAgaggtatatttttatatatggtatgtgTTTCAGAAATTATGCATATATCAGTTTGTGGGTAGGTGGAGGTTTTTTGCAGTATCTTTGTTATatgcattaaatatatatgttacaAGACTATAagcattagaattttttttcaaagatataTTTTAGCTGCCGGACTGTCATGGCATCAAAACAAATACCCTGATGGAATGTAGCAGtaaattatgaaataaacatTGTCTAAATTAATTGATCCCTACTCACAGtattcctatattttcttctatgtcCATGGCCAGTTTTccctgtatcattttttaattttctatcacataaataaaatacatctttATGTCATACTTAACtagtgcaactgaacaacaacaaaaagaatacccaACTCCACCAGCTACATTACTAGTAAAATTACTTTATTGCCCATACTTCATAGAATTGTCAAATGCTGCTCCAAACTAAATCCTGCCATCTTATTTCCCCTTCCTAATAAAAAGGACTTTTATGATGTTAAGCTTCCATTTTGATTCATCTGATGCTTAATATTAATGAACACCTAGTATATTTAGTGATTGCTTACATCTTATGTATACTTTGTACTTATATAACTTCTGAATAGTCCATGGTAAACTACTGTTACCAGTATTCTATTCAGCTCTTACATGAGCATACCATCTTGATACATGTTTAAGAGGAAACAATCTCTTTAATGTTCTTTATTTCAATGTGAAAACAAATACATTGTATAACTTCCTTGGGCCTCTCaatcaaaaattaattcaaaattagTACTTTCTGGGGACAGTCCAATAACTGATGCAAATCTGCTTTCAGAATAAAGCCTGTactaataaaaaatacttttaaaaactaatactCTAGTAAGAGTAAAATGTTGCTAGTCTCCAAGTTGAAGAAAACCTGAGACACTGTTTGTTGGCCATAAGCCCCAAGACATGAACTAGTAACCACCAAAATTGATAGATCAGAGACAAGCAATCAGACACTAATAGCAATTAACCGGAGAATTTTCTCACTAGTGCACATGCTTATGAAAATCAGCTAGTTGTGACAACTCATTTCTGAAAGCCAAGCAACAGCTTTCACTCTGACACACTGGAAATTCAGCAAGTCAGCTATGGCCTACTCCAGTGACTACTACACTTTTTGAAAGAGCCAGTCAGTCCCTCAACACTCCTGCTTTGGAAAGTCTACAAATCCCTGAATCCCCCATTTCCCCAAAccttgtatcatttctttctctgactgattTACAAATATAGGCCTCTTTTGGTTAGTTTGATGGTCAAAGATGGACAGTATCAATTCCTTCCCTCATGCTATTCTATGCATAAGAGACAGATTCATTGCCCCATCTTCTTGAATCTGGATTGGTCTTGTGACTTGTTTTGGCTTATTAGCATATTACATAAGTGTCAGGCCTCCCCTTTAGGAAGTGTGGCAGCTTCCACTTTACTTCTCAAAGCTAATAACATGGAAAAAGTACAACTAGTCTGAGATCACCAATTTGTGAAGAAACTCAAGCTACTGGGGATGAAACCCCACAGTGCTGGACATACAAGTGAAGTTTTTCAGACCTTCCAGCCTAGCCCCATCACTGGCTAAATGCTAGCTGAATGAGAGGCTACAGATAATAACTAGTGGAGAAGAAAAATCATCCACTCTTATctatagagaaataaaaagttgtTATTTTAAGCCTTTTAAGTTTTAGGTGTTTTTGTTACACAGTAATAGATGGCTGAAACAGAAAAGCAGTAAGTCAAGCTTTTGGTTTCAAATGTTGGTTAGACTCTCCTTTCACAGTAATAGTTATGCAGTATAATTATCCCTTAGAAGTTTACCACCATTAATACTATGACAGTTATTTAGTTTCTAAAAAAGACTTACCTCCCAAACACCACCCTGTTTCCATGAAAGAGAAGCAATCTTGGCTAAATTAGACTATTTCATACTGCATGGTGTCATCCCAACATATCCAGACCTTGAAACTCATATAGCAAAGAATAAACCCCAATGGAAGGGAAGAATtatccatactttttttttttttttttacaataaagaCTCTACTCAAGAAATTCAACAGGTGATAAGATCTTGCCTTATCTGTAAAGTTCAGATGTTGTTGGACACTCTTTCATAGAGTATTATAGGCATGGGCTATAAAGTTGTGTGTAGTTGACTGGTACATGGTCTCATGATAATTTAGGGCAGAGAAAATACTGGGTTGGTGTGAGATTGGTTATTTTGTATAGGAAAGATATGCTCCAGGCCTGGCTCTATCCCTTTGCTATCTCTAAGAAATGGCTAGCCCTAGGAGATAAAGTCTCTCTCTGGTCAGCAAGCTGTGTAAGATGTCAAAACATCATaagatacataaaatttaaaaatatgattaataCACTATGCCTTTAAAAAGCTTAATATTTCTCAGACTAAAGTTCTACAGCTGTTTATGATGATAAAGACAATGTGATTATATCTTAAAATCTCTATAAATTCTCATGAAATTGTTATTGAATGATCTGAAACTTAGATTGAATTTTCTCCTTACAGATTCCAAGTTGAGATTATCGAATATCTAGTAACATGTACACAGTCATATGCCCAACGGGTGAAAACTGCATTTCCAAAAGTGGTCACCAGAAACATTTATGCTTATATAATGAATaggttaggagaaggcaatggcaccccactccagtactcttgcctggaaaatcctatggacagaggagcctggtaggctgaagtccatggggtcgcttaaagtcggatacgactgagcttcactttcactttcatgcattggagaaggaaatggcaacccactccactgttcttgcctggagaatcccagagactggggagcctggtgggctgccatctatggggtcacacagagtcagacacgactgaagtgacttagcagcagcagcaatgaatagGTTAAATATGTGAAAAGAGACACCAACCAATGTAAGCCTTAAAATCACACTGAAAAGGACCATTTTCTGTATTTACATTCTTAATCACAAATAAAtgctacaagaataaaaccaTGACTGAACATTACCAGAATGTGTGATCCATTATTTATGTCTGACTTAGGGACAAATAATAAAACAGCTTAAACTGTACAGGTCTTACAGACTAAAAATTCACTTGCTAGAGAATGAATGCTAAGAATACTAAGAAATAAAACTGATGTTGATTATTACACAGAAAATGATGTGTCTGAtttaagttggcttaaaactcaacattcagaaaacagatcatggcatccaatcccatcacttcatggcaaatagatggggaaacaatggaaacagtgacagactttattttgggggggctccaaaatcactgcaggtggtgactacagccatgaaattaaaagacacttgctccgtggaagaaaagatatgaccaacctagatagcatattaaaaagcagagacattactttgccaacaaaggtccatctagtcagagctgtggtttttccagtggtcatgtatagatgtgaaagttggactataaagaaagctgagcactgaagaattgatgcttttgaattgtggtgtcagagaaaactcttgagagtcccttaaactgcaagaagatacaaccagtcaatcctaaaaaaaatcagtcctgaatattcattggaaggactaatgctgaagctgaaactccaatactttggccacctgatgtgaagaactgactcattagaaaagaccctgatgctgggaaagattgaaggtaagaggagaagggggcgacagagggtgagattgttggatggcatagCCCACGTGATGGACATAAGTtggggtaggctccgggagttggtgatggacagggaagccttgtgtgctgcagtccatgggctcacaaagagtcagacatgactgagtgactgaactgaactgactgatctgcAACTGAGACAAGTTTTCAGTTTGAGTCTAACGAAGTTAAATTGCCTACCAGAACAAAGTCATCCAGAGGAATTTAACAGAATCTAGAGTCTCcccaaataacattttaaatgttcaggATACATTATAAAATTACTCAACATATGAAGAACCAAAAAAATGTAACTTATTCTGAAGGAAAAAGATGACCAACATAGGCCAGTATCAAGATTACTCAGTGTTGGAATTGTCTGATAAGAACTTTAAAGTGTCCATTATAACTAATTCAATGACATAAAGGACAATATACTCATGATgagtgaaaaaataagaaattctagCATATAAATGATGAAAAAGTACAAATTGGAAATTTTAGGACTGAAAAacacaaaatcagaaataaaaaaattcattggATGGATTTAATAGcaggaacaaaatggaaaagcaaagcatcagtgattttggagaagaaaaaaataaaagaaaatgaagtatttaaagaagaggtaggaaaaaaacactgaaaaaaataaatagaatactaGACCTGTATGACATCCAAAAGCCTAACATGCAAAATTTGAATCTAGAAATAGAGAAATGTACAAAAACAATATTTAATTCCATATGggataaatatgaagaaaatcacATCTAGATATTTGAGAGTCAAACTTCCAAAaacatgaataaaaagaaaatattaaaaaaaaagaaaatatttaaaatatccaagATATATTACACTCAGGGGAGCAATAATCTGAATAACCAAAGAACTCTCACCAGAAACCACAGGCAGAAAACAAAGCAATAATCTGAATAACCAAAGAACTCTCACCAGAAACTACaggcagaaaacagaagcaacatcttttaaggaaaaaaaaaaaaaagtcagtctaGCAGAAGTATCCTTAAACAATAAAAGCTAAAAGCAGACATTTTCAGATAATGGAAAACAAAGAGAACTCCTATATACCAGGCTTAAAGTGTAAGAAATGCTAAATGAAGTTCTTACAGATCAAAGAAAATGATAccagaaaaaaacacacaaaaaactcagatttttttaaaacaaatgaagagCACCAGAAATGTAAATAATTGGATAAGTATTAAAGAACagtttttctcttaatttcttgAAGATACAAATAactgtttaaagcaaaaaaaCATGATATTGTACTGGGTTTATCCTATAAATGTGAtaggttatattttcatttagttaaaaatatttaaaattttcttatgagATTTAATCCATGTATTACTCACAAGTGTGTTAATCACAaactattttagaattttatagcTATCTTTGTGTTATTGATATCTAGTTTTATTCCATGTTCTGAGACCGTATCTCTATTCCTTTAAATTTGTTAAGGTACATTTTAATGGCCCAGAGTATGATCTATAcaagcttgagaagaatgtgtattctgctgctgttagATGAAGTATTCTACAAATGTCAATTAGATAGTTACattaactatcagatcagatcagttgctcagtcgtgtccgagtctttgcgactccatgaatcgcagcacgccaggcctccctgtccatcaccaactcccggagttcactgagactcacggccatcgagtcagtgatgccatccagccatctcatcctctgtcttccccttctcctcctgcccccgatccctaccagcatcagagtcttttccaaggagtcaactcttcgcatgaggtggccaaagtactggagtttcagctttagcatcattccttccaaagaaatcccagggctgatctccttcagaatggactggttggatctccttgcagtccaagggactctcaagagtcttctccaacaccacagttcaaaagcctcaattcttcggtgctcagccttcttcacagtccaactctcacatccatacatgaccacaggaaaaaccatagccttagccTTACTGATTTTCTGACTATTGGAACTATTAACTACTAATAGAGGGGTGTTGATGTCTACAACAATTAATATAGCTTAATAACctccaaaacttggaagcaatcaaaATGTCCTTCAACAAGAAAAACTGAATATCCAAACTCTGGTATATCCAGACAATGGATTTCATTCACTGCTtaaaaaggggggtggggggtggggggagggtgccAATTAGCTTTCTTATGATTAGTGttagcatggtatatctttctccACTGCTTAAAAGTGGGCTTTCTGTAGAAAACATTTAGTTGGGTCTTGCTTTCATTATCCACTTTGATAGTCCTTTTTCACTGGTGTATTCAGGTCACCCACATTTAAATTTATTGTTGATATAGTTGAAGTAATAGTCACCACATTTTTAACTGTTTTCCATTTCTTACCCTATTCTTTCTCTTGTCTTCACTCTTTTATgctttctctggttttgaatattttattccattttctctcctctctttgcATATCAGTTacacttatatttttattgatttcataactttttataatttatagactttttaagaGCACATTTAGGTAAACAGCACAATTGAATATGAAGATTTCCTATATATGACCTGCCTCCCTCACCATCAACATTCCCAGCTTCCATCTGCACAGAGTGGTGTAATTGTTACAATTCATACAGATATTATTATTAACCAAAGTCCAGTT comes from the Bubalus kerabau isolate K-KA32 ecotype Philippines breed swamp buffalo chromosome 1, PCC_UOA_SB_1v2, whole genome shotgun sequence genome and includes:
- the ZNF25 gene encoding zinc finger protein 25, whose product is MSKYRGPVTFKDVTVEFTREEWKLLDTAQRTLYREVMQENYSHLISVGYCANRPNAIFKLKQGKEPWILEVQFPRQNNPEDLCNTHDQGARCPESQAENSRNGELKKHQKTHTNEKTYKCNECGKSFYQKSILIIHEHTHSKDKPSECEKSVSQNGDLTRQPKTPTREKTYECKECKKTFYHLSSLSRHLRTHAGEKPYECNQCEKSFYQKPHLMEHQKTHTGEKPFECTECGKFFYVKAYLMVHQKTHTGEKPYECKECRKSFSQKSHLTVHQRTHTGEKPYKCKECGKFFSRNSHLKTHQRTHTGEKPYECKECGKCFYQKSALTVHQRTHTGEKPFECNKCGKTFYYKSDLTKHQRKHTGEKPYECNECGKSFSVNSVLRLHQRTHTGEKPYECKECGKSFSQKSHFVIHQRKHTGEKPYECKECKETFFQKSKLTAHQKTHTEGKSL